From Pedobacter indicus, a single genomic window includes:
- a CDS encoding Dps family protein, which yields MNAKSISLEEKKLRPVVENLHDLLANYHIYYQNLRGCHWNIKGPHFFTLHAKFEELYNAAITTIDELAERILTLGKDPESRYSVFKTQSEIEEVETIGMKDTDMVKAITDNLSILIALERDLLAITSEANDEGSNDMVNAFMQFNEKQNWMLRSFLKKI from the coding sequence ATGAACGCAAAATCAATTAGTTTGGAAGAGAAAAAGTTAAGACCCGTTGTAGAAAATTTGCATGACTTATTGGCAAATTATCATATTTACTATCAAAACCTGAGAGGCTGCCACTGGAATATTAAGGGTCCTCATTTTTTTACGCTACACGCAAAGTTTGAAGAACTGTATAATGCGGCGATAACTACAATTGATGAATTGGCTGAACGTATTCTGACATTGGGTAAAGATCCAGAAAGTCGATACTCTGTGTTTAAGACACAATCGGAAATTGAAGAAGTTGAAACAATAGGCATGAAGGATACGGATATGGTAAAGGCTATTACCGATAACTTGAGTATTTTGATCGCTTTAGAAAGAGATTTGTTGGCGATCACGAGTGAAGCGAACGACGAAGGATCAAACGACATGGTGAACGCTTTTATGCAATTCAACGAAAAACAAAACTGGATGTTACGGTCATTCTTGAAGAAGATTTAA
- the rplL gene encoding 50S ribosomal protein L7/L12, whose translation MADLKSFAEQLVNLTVKEVNELAQILKDEYGIEPAAAAVAVAGPAAGAEGGAAAEEKTSFDVILTEAGGSKLAVVKLVKDLTGLGLKEAKELVDGAPKPLKEGVAKDEAESLKKQLEEAGATVEIK comes from the coding sequence ATGGCAGATTTAAAATCGTTTGCTGAACAGTTGGTGAACTTAACGGTAAAAGAAGTTAACGAGTTAGCTCAAATCTTAAAAGATGAGTATGGTATCGAACCTGCTGCGGCAGCTGTAGCTGTAGCTGGACCTGCAGCTGGTGCTGAAGGCGGAGCCGCTGCAGAAGAAAAAACATCATTTGATGTAATTCTTACTGAGGCTGGTGGTTCAAAATTAGCAGTTGTTAAATTAGTGAAAGATTTAACAGGTCTTGGACTAAAAGAAGCTAAAGAATTAGTTGACGGCGCACCAAAACCATTGAAGGAAGGTGTAGCTAAAGACGAAGCTGAATCGTTGAAAAAACAACTAGAAGAAGCAGGAGCTACTGTTGAGATTAAGTAA
- the nusG gene encoding transcription termination/antitermination protein NusG, giving the protein MADQKLKWYVVRAVSGKEKKVKQYIEAEINRLGLSQQVPQVLIPMEKYYQMRDGKKIAKERNFYPGYVLIEVALDSELEHLIKGINSVIGFLGDKEGNAIPLRPSEVNRILGKVDEMSEQVETINVPYFVGESVKVVDGPFNGFTGEIEEVNEEKKKLKVMVKVFGRKTPLELNYMQVEKE; this is encoded by the coding sequence ATGGCAGATCAAAAATTAAAATGGTATGTAGTCCGTGCCGTAAGTGGAAAAGAAAAGAAGGTAAAGCAATATATCGAAGCAGAAATTAATCGTCTAGGTCTTTCACAACAGGTTCCTCAAGTATTGATTCCGATGGAAAAGTACTATCAAATGAGGGACGGAAAAAAGATCGCTAAAGAGCGAAACTTTTACCCAGGATATGTATTGATAGAAGTTGCACTTGATAGTGAATTAGAACATCTGATAAAAGGGATTAATAGCGTAATTGGTTTTCTTGGTGATAAGGAAGGGAACGCTATCCCACTTCGACCATCTGAAGTAAATAGAATCCTAGGAAAAGTTGACGAAATGTCTGAACAGGTAGAAACGATCAATGTTCCTTATTTTGTTGGGGAGTCTGTTAAGGTTGTCGACGGTCCGTTCAATGGGTTTACAGGTGAGATAGAAGAAGTTAATGAAGAGAAAAAGAAACTCAAGGTTATGGTTAAAGTCTTCGGTAGAAAAACACCGCTTGAGTTGAACTACATGCAAGTAGAAAAAGAATAG
- a CDS encoding NfeD family protein — protein sequence MAAKIDRRFYIFIITFLMSVLVFGQAGLSQEQNATVYKFSIRDDINATSWRNTKQAYLKAMEQNANVMLIEMNTFGGMVNFADSIRSTILDSPIKTIVYINHNAASAGALISLASEKIYMAKGSSIGAASVVDGQGEVMPEKYQSYMRALMRATAEATGRDPKVAEAFVDEDVDLPTLKEDGKLLSLTSKEATDIGLSDGEVSSLDEILTLENLTGSSMIVHQITWVDQVIGFLTNPAVQGFLIVLIMGGIYFEMTSPGIGLPFIVALVSGILYFAPLYIEGFAANWEILLFIIGVILLLLEIFVIPGFGVAGIAGIVLLVCSFAFSMVPNESFDFSMMPPNFLFRSFLLVILSIIGAIILSVLFGKSILNSRAFKRLVLADEQASSQGYVASTFDNEVIGKEGIARTDLRPSGKVEIDGKWFDAVALGGYIEKGTAVQVERHENYNLFVRKKFEI from the coding sequence ATGGCTGCAAAAATTGACAGAAGATTTTATATTTTCATTATTACCTTTTTGATGTCCGTTCTGGTATTCGGACAAGCTGGACTTTCGCAGGAGCAAAACGCAACCGTATATAAATTTTCCATTCGGGACGATATTAATGCGACATCGTGGAGAAATACAAAGCAAGCGTATTTAAAAGCGATGGAACAGAATGCGAATGTTATGCTGATTGAAATGAACACTTTTGGCGGTATGGTCAATTTTGCTGATTCAATCAGAAGCACTATTCTTGATTCACCAATTAAGACTATCGTGTATATTAATCACAATGCAGCATCCGCAGGTGCGTTGATTTCTTTAGCGAGTGAAAAAATTTATATGGCTAAAGGTTCTAGTATCGGTGCCGCAAGTGTAGTTGATGGCCAAGGAGAGGTTATGCCAGAGAAATATCAGTCATACATGCGAGCGTTAATGCGTGCGACGGCAGAAGCAACCGGTCGTGACCCAAAGGTAGCTGAGGCTTTTGTGGATGAGGATGTTGACTTGCCGACCCTTAAAGAAGACGGTAAACTGCTGAGTCTTACTTCTAAAGAAGCGACAGATATAGGTCTGAGCGACGGGGAAGTGAGCTCTTTAGATGAAATATTGACGCTCGAGAATTTAACCGGATCTTCAATGATTGTACATCAGATTACTTGGGTTGATCAGGTGATCGGATTTTTAACAAACCCGGCGGTTCAAGGTTTTTTGATTGTACTGATTATGGGAGGGATTTATTTTGAAATGACATCTCCTGGAATTGGATTGCCTTTTATTGTTGCGCTAGTTTCAGGTATTCTTTACTTTGCACCGCTTTACATTGAAGGTTTTGCTGCGAATTGGGAGATTCTTTTATTTATTATCGGTGTGATATTGTTGCTCCTTGAAATATTTGTTATACCCGGTTTTGGAGTAGCAGGAATAGCAGGGATTGTTCTGCTGGTTTGTAGCTTTGCATTTAGTATGGTGCCCAACGAGTCTTTTGATTTCTCGATGATGCCTCCTAATTTCTTGTTTAGGTCATTTTTATTGGTTATATTGTCTATCATCGGAGCGATTATTTTATCTGTTTTATTCGGGAAGAGTATTCTGAATAGCCGTGCTTTTAAACGGTTGGTTTTGGCCGATGAGCAAGCTTCATCTCAAGGCTATGTGGCATCGACATTTGACAATGAGGTAATTGGTAAGGAGGGGATTGCCAGAACAGATTTGCGGCCCTCAGGAAAGGTCGAAATTGATGGAAAGTGGTTTGACGCTGTAGCTTTGGGTGGTTACATAGAAAAGGGCACTGCGGTTCAGGTTGAGAGGCACGAAAACTATAATCTCTTTGTAAGGAAAAAGTTTGAGATTTAA
- the rplA gene encoding 50S ribosomal protein L1, whose protein sequence is MARLTKNQKTALTKIEAGKVYSLQEASSLVKDITTTKFDASVDIDVRLGVDPRKANQMVRGIATLPHGTGKTVRVLVLCTPDKEEEAKAAGADYVGLDEYISKIEGGWTDVDIIITMPSVMAKVGRLGRILGPRNLMPNPKSGTVTQDVGKAVTDVKGGKIDFKVDKTGIIHASIGKVSFSADKIYDNALEVIQTISKLKPSAAKGTYFRSIHISSTMSPSIQVETKSVVGI, encoded by the coding sequence GTGGCTAGATTAACAAAAAATCAAAAAACGGCACTTACCAAAATTGAAGCTGGTAAAGTTTATTCATTACAAGAAGCTTCGTCTTTAGTAAAAGACATCACAACTACCAAATTTGATGCATCGGTGGATATTGACGTCCGTTTGGGCGTTGATCCTCGGAAAGCAAATCAGATGGTACGTGGTATAGCAACTCTACCTCACGGAACAGGTAAAACTGTACGTGTTTTGGTACTTTGTACTCCGGATAAGGAGGAAGAGGCTAAAGCTGCAGGTGCAGATTATGTAGGTTTAGATGAATATATCAGCAAAATTGAAGGAGGATGGACAGACGTAGATATCATTATTACCATGCCTAGTGTGATGGCAAAAGTAGGTCGGTTAGGTCGTATTTTAGGACCTCGAAACCTTATGCCTAATCCTAAGTCAGGTACGGTTACTCAAGATGTGGGTAAAGCGGTAACTGATGTTAAAGGCGGTAAGATTGATTTCAAAGTTGACAAAACCGGAATCATTCATGCTTCAATTGGTAAGGTGTCATTCTCTGCAGATAAAATTTATGATAATGCTTTGGAAGTAATCCAAACTATTTCTAAATTAAAGCCTTCTGCAGCGAAAGGGACTTACTTTAGAAGTATACACATCTCATCAACAATGAGCCCGAGTATACAAGTTGAAACTAAATCAGTAGTGGGAATCTAA
- the secE gene encoding preprotein translocase subunit SecE: MSSVLEFFKESYDEMMHKVTWPTWGELQNSAVVVLIASVIIALIILAMDESSSSILKLFYQSVG, translated from the coding sequence ATGTCAAGTGTACTTGAATTTTTTAAAGAGTCTTACGATGAGATGATGCATAAGGTGACTTGGCCTACTTGGGGTGAGTTGCAAAATTCGGCAGTTGTCGTGCTGATTGCATCAGTAATCATTGCGTTAATCATATTAGCAATGGATGAGTCTTCAAGTTCTATTTTAAAATTGTTTTATCAATCTGTAGGATAA
- a CDS encoding DPBB and LysM peptidoglycan-binding domain-containing protein — protein MNKFLHNISGFVFLIILTFHTKTTQATIISRIDSIGIENNNGKQVIIHKLEAKETYYSLSRKYGVSHRDIMSFNNNKSLKVGDVIKIPSERSYSIAAPQQASSTSQNPSTSTAQQTSGNQPSGGGTLYKVGAGETLYTIAKRFQVTVAQIVAKNNLSNGQAIKAGQTIVIPNDNEAPEPVAAQETEAEPIIVPEKSTSLPAERYGLKQVNERGVGVWLEGLNSDSGNMLALHRTAPVGTVVKITNPMNQKITFAKIVGKYTENATTRDAVIVISKATADLLGILDKRFLINISYGVPE, from the coding sequence ATGAACAAATTTCTTCACAATATATCCGGATTCGTCTTTCTTATAATACTCACATTCCATACCAAAACAACACAGGCGACTATAATTTCACGCATTGATTCAATAGGAATAGAGAACAATAACGGAAAACAGGTTATCATACATAAACTTGAAGCAAAAGAAACTTATTACTCGCTATCTCGAAAATACGGAGTCTCTCATCGAGACATCATGTCTTTCAATAACAATAAATCACTCAAAGTAGGCGATGTCATCAAAATACCTTCCGAACGCTCTTACTCGATAGCAGCTCCACAGCAAGCCTCAAGCACCTCTCAGAACCCGAGCACATCAACGGCACAGCAGACATCGGGAAATCAACCGTCAGGTGGAGGCACACTATACAAAGTAGGTGCAGGCGAAACTCTATACACAATCGCTAAACGGTTTCAGGTCACCGTCGCACAGATCGTCGCCAAGAACAATCTATCTAACGGGCAAGCTATTAAAGCCGGACAGACAATCGTCATTCCTAATGATAATGAAGCCCCAGAACCTGTAGCCGCTCAAGAAACTGAAGCTGAACCCATTATAGTACCCGAAAAATCAACTTCACTTCCAGCTGAAAGATATGGTTTAAAACAAGTCAACGAGCGTGGCGTCGGCGTATGGCTAGAGGGCCTGAATTCTGATAGTGGAAATATGTTAGCACTGCATCGGACTGCCCCTGTAGGCACTGTGGTCAAAATCACCAACCCAATGAATCAAAAGATCACTTTTGCAAAAATTGTAGGCAAATACACAGAAAATGCTACAACACGTGATGCCGTTATAGTTATCTCAAAAGCAACGGCAGATTTGCTGGGGATTCTTGATAAGCGTTTTTTAATCAATATTAGCTACGGAGTTCCTGAATAA
- the rplK gene encoding 50S ribosomal protein L11 produces MAKQVSGLVKLQVRGGAANPSPPVGPALGAKGVNIMEFCKQFNARTQDKAGKVLPVVITVYADKSFDFIIKTPPVAVQLVEATGVKGGSGEPNRKKVGSVTWDQVETIAKDKMTDLNAFTVESAMKMVAGTARSMGITVSGDAPWTN; encoded by the coding sequence ATGGCAAAACAAGTCAGTGGCTTAGTGAAATTACAGGTGAGAGGTGGCGCAGCTAACCCTTCTCCCCCCGTAGGACCTGCTTTAGGTGCAAAAGGGGTGAACATCATGGAGTTTTGCAAGCAATTTAATGCGCGCACACAAGACAAAGCAGGTAAAGTGTTACCTGTCGTTATTACTGTTTACGCCGATAAGTCTTTTGATTTTATCATTAAAACTCCGCCAGTAGCAGTTCAACTAGTAGAGGCTACGGGAGTGAAAGGTGGTTCGGGCGAACCTAACCGTAAAAAGGTTGGTTCGGTAACTTGGGATCAAGTTGAAACTATCGCTAAGGATAAAATGACAGATTTAAATGCGTTCACAGTAGAGTCAGCCATGAAAATGGTGGCAGGTACTGCGCGTAGTATGGGTATTACTGTAAGTGGTGATGCTCCCTGGACAAATTAA
- the rplJ gene encoding 50S ribosomal protein L10 translates to MRKEEKQEIVEALADQIKNYGNFYITDTADLTVEKVTSIRRKCFEKGIVMQVVKNTLILKAMEAAGVDSEELKGTLKGSSTLLFSEIGNAPAKLIKELRKSGDKPVLKGAYIDSSVFIGDEQVNSLASLKSKEELIGEIIGLLQSPAKNVVSALQSGGSTLAGIVKTLQEKEG, encoded by the coding sequence ATGAGAAAAGAAGAAAAACAAGAAATTGTAGAAGCTTTAGCAGATCAGATTAAAAACTACGGTAATTTTTATATTACCGACACCGCTGATTTGACTGTAGAAAAAGTAACTAGCATTCGTCGCAAATGTTTTGAGAAAGGAATTGTGATGCAAGTAGTGAAGAATACCTTAATCCTTAAGGCTATGGAAGCTGCTGGCGTTGATTCAGAAGAGTTGAAAGGTACCTTAAAAGGTTCATCAACGCTTCTTTTCTCTGAAATAGGTAATGCACCCGCGAAATTAATTAAAGAGCTTAGAAAGTCTGGCGATAAACCAGTATTGAAAGGCGCTTATATTGACTCGTCTGTGTTTATCGGTGATGAACAAGTGAATTCACTAGCAAGCTTGAAATCGAAAGAAGAGCTTATTGGCGAAATCATCGGGTTGCTTCAGTCTCCTGCGAAAAACGTTGTTTCTGCCCTTCAATCTGGTGGAAGCACACTTGCTGGAATTGTTAAAACTTTACAAGAAAAGGAAGGTTAA
- a CDS encoding 3-oxoacid CoA-transferase subunit B, translating into MLDKNGIAKRIAKEIEDGFYINLGIGIPTLVANYIPDDVQVVLQSENGLLGIGPFPYEGEEDADLINAGKQTITTMPGSAIFDSAMSFGMIRSQKVDLTILGAMEVSEFGDIASWKIPGKLVKGMGGAMDLVASAKNIIVAMQQVNKHGDSKLLPECTLPLTGKRCISKIVTEMAVFEIDRERGGFKLIERAPGVSVEEIKDATAGKLIVEGEVREMHLN; encoded by the coding sequence ATGTTAGACAAGAATGGTATTGCAAAGCGTATAGCAAAGGAAATTGAAGATGGTTTTTACATTAATTTGGGTATCGGTATACCTACGTTGGTAGCTAATTATATTCCCGATGATGTTCAAGTAGTGCTCCAGTCGGAAAATGGTCTGCTCGGTATTGGCCCCTTTCCTTATGAAGGAGAGGAAGATGCGGATTTAATTAATGCAGGAAAACAAACGATTACAACAATGCCTGGATCTGCAATCTTTGATTCGGCAATGAGTTTTGGGATGATTCGCAGTCAAAAGGTTGATTTGACGATCCTTGGTGCGATGGAAGTGTCTGAATTCGGTGACATTGCCAGTTGGAAGATTCCTGGAAAACTAGTGAAGGGGATGGGCGGTGCAATGGATTTAGTCGCGTCAGCAAAGAACATTATTGTGGCGATGCAACAGGTGAATAAACATGGAGACAGTAAGCTCTTGCCTGAATGTACGTTGCCACTGACTGGAAAGCGATGTATAAGTAAGATCGTAACTGAAATGGCTGTTTTCGAAATCGATAGGGAGAGAGGCGGGTTTAAATTAATCGAACGGGCACCAGGAGTGAGTGTTGAGGAGATCAAAGATGCAACTGCCGGTAAACTGATCGTGGAGGGCGAGGTTCGGGAAATGCACCTTAATTAA
- the tuf gene encoding elongation factor Tu, with translation MAKEKFDRSKPHLNIGTIGHVDHGKTTTTAAITKVLADAGLSESRSFDSIDSAPEEKERGITINTSHVEYATQNRHYAHVDCPGHADYVKNMVTGAAQMDGAIIVVAATDGPMPQTREHILLGRQVGIPALVVFMNKTDLVDDPELLDLVEMEIRELLSFYEYPGDDIPVIRGSALGALNGEQQWVDKIMELMEAVDNYIPLPPRLTDLPFLMPIEDVFSITGRGTVATGRIERGVINSGEAVDILGMGAENLKSTVTGVEMFRKILDRGEAGDNVGLLLRGIEKTDIRRGMVICKPGSVTPHTEFKAEVYVLSKAEGGRHTPFFNKYRPQFYFRTTDVTGEITLQEGVEMVMPGDNVTINVKLINAIAMEKGLRFAIREGGRTVGAGQVTEIIA, from the coding sequence ATGGCAAAAGAGAAATTTGACCGCAGTAAACCACACCTAAACATAGGTACTATTGGTCACGTTGACCACGGTAAAACGACTACAACAGCAGCTATTACGAAAGTTTTGGCTGACGCTGGATTATCAGAGTCTCGTTCATTCGACTCAATTGACTCAGCTCCTGAAGAAAAAGAGCGTGGTATTACAATTAATACATCGCACGTAGAATATGCAACACAAAATCGTCATTATGCACACGTTGACTGTCCGGGTCACGCTGACTATGTTAAAAACATGGTTACTGGTGCTGCTCAAATGGACGGTGCTATTATCGTTGTTGCTGCTACTGATGGCCCAATGCCTCAGACTCGTGAACACATTTTATTGGGTCGCCAGGTAGGTATCCCTGCTTTGGTGGTTTTCATGAATAAAACTGACTTAGTTGATGACCCTGAGTTGTTAGACTTGGTTGAAATGGAAATTCGTGAATTGTTGTCATTCTACGAATACCCTGGAGATGATATTCCTGTGATCCGTGGATCTGCATTAGGTGCATTGAATGGTGAGCAACAGTGGGTTGACAAAATCATGGAACTGATGGAAGCGGTTGATAACTACATTCCACTTCCTCCGCGTTTGACAGATCTTCCATTCTTGATGCCGATTGAAGACGTATTTTCGATCACTGGTCGTGGTACTGTAGCAACTGGACGTATTGAGCGTGGTGTAATTAACTCTGGAGAGGCTGTTGATATTCTTGGTATGGGTGCTGAGAACTTAAAATCAACTGTAACTGGTGTTGAGATGTTCCGTAAGATTCTAGATCGTGGTGAAGCTGGAGATAACGTAGGTTTATTGTTACGTGGTATTGAGAAAACTGATATCCGTCGTGGTATGGTTATCTGTAAACCAGGTTCAGTAACTCCTCACACAGAATTTAAAGCTGAGGTTTATGTATTGTCGAAAGCAGAAGGTGGACGTCACACTCCATTCTTTAACAAATACCGTCCTCAGTTCTATTTCCGTACAACTGACGTAACTGGAGAGATTACTCTACAGGAAGGTGTTGAGATGGTTATGCCAGGTGATAACGTAACGATCAACGTAAAATTGATTAACGCGATCGCAATGGAAAAAGGTCTTCGTTTCGCTATCCGTGAAGGTGGTAGAACTGTAGGTGCTGGACAGGTAACTGAAATCATTGCATAA